GTCCGCCCCGGTTCGCCGCCTACCATGGGGGAGTGATCACCCTCCTCGCCGTCCTCCTGGTCGTCAACGGCGTCTGGAACGTCGTCGTCTGGCCGCAGTTCCTGAAGCGCGTCGCGAAGGACCCCCGCGCCCGCGCCGCCGACGGATCCCGCACCCCGTTCTTCACGGTGCACCTCGTGCTGGTGTCGGTCTCGCTGCTCCTCGCGCTCGTCTCGATCATCGCCGCCGTCGCGGCGTTCGTCTC
This is a stretch of genomic DNA from Clavibacter zhangzhiyongii. It encodes these proteins:
- a CDS encoding SCO4848 family membrane protein; translation: MITLLAVLLVVNGVWNVVVWPQFLKRVAKDPRARAADGSRTPFFTVHLVLVSVSLLLALVSIIAAVAAFVS